The nucleotide sequence TTTTTTACAATTGCAGGGGCCCAGAGTGCACGCTTTGCCCATTTTACATTCGCCGTATCAAGTATCTTTTCATGTTTTGTCCAGTGCACAAGATCCTGTGAGGAAAATGCATCCATGAATACCTGCTTCTCATAGGGCGCTGAAAATGTAGGATAGATCCAGTAGGTTTTACCGAAGATCACGCCTTCCGGGTCTGCATACCACCCCGGGAACAGCGGGTTACCGGAAAATTTTTTCTGTCCGTAGGTACTTATTACCACGAGGACCAGCGCCAGAAGCAGGGTCTTTTTTTTCATATGCCTTTCCTGTTTAGTAATTTTTTTTGCGCAATACGTATTTATTTCAGCAGGCGTTCTGCTACAAAAGTGATCGCCGTCTTGCCGTGCGGTGTAGGGGTACCGTTTTTATCAAGGTTTACAAAAACCATCCGGTCAATCGTAAGTATCGGCTCCTGTGTCATTTTATTTCTTACCTCACAACGCAGTGTCAGCGATGTATTCCCGAACTTGGTGGCGACGATCCCGATCTCTATGATATCCCCCTGTTTTGGGGAAGCGATAAAATTGATCTCCGATATGAACTTGGTGACCACATGGGTATTTTCCAGCTGTATGATGGCATATAAGGCCGCTTCTTCGTCGATCCACTGTAACAACCGGCCTCCGAATAAAGACTGGTTCGGGTTCAGATCTTCCGGTTTTACCCATTTGCGGGTATGGAACCGCATTTCATTTTCAGGTGTCATCTTATCTTCCATAATAAGGGCTTAACTATTTCTTTTTTTATACTCGGCAATTACTTTTTCCAGGTGTGTCTTGAATTTGCTTACGGACGGATCATACGGATATCCTTCCGGTGCCAGGCGTTCTTCTTTTCCATCAAGGAAAAAATAGAAGGGCTGTGTATTGGCGCCAAAACGCGATACCTGTATATCTGTATTCAGCTCTCCCAGCGTTTCAATCTTTTTTCCAAGATCCTTCGACTGGTATTGTTCGGCTTCAGGAAGATCCACACCGTTATGGACATCGACAAACAAGGAGGCGATCACAAATTCATCTTTCAGCAGTTTCATAATCTCCGGATCACTCCACACCTGCCCTTCCAT is from Niabella beijingensis and encodes:
- a CDS encoding acyl-CoA thioesterase, with protein sequence MEDKMTPENEMRFHTRKWVKPEDLNPNQSLFGGRLLQWIDEEAALYAIIQLENTHVVTKFISEINFIASPKQGDIIEIGIVATKFGNTSLTLRCEVRNKMTQEPILTIDRMVFVNLDKNGTPTPHGKTAITFVAERLLK